One genomic segment of Methanobacterium sp. includes these proteins:
- a CDS encoding purine phosphoribosyltransferase family protein: MFEKLVESLINSPIVKKGDYDYFVNPITDGIPLVDSELLQEVSEAVSQYANINVDKIVCVEAMGIHLATALSLLTDIPFVVVRKRSYGLEGEIAVHQTTGYSEGELYINGIKKGDRVFLVDDVVSTGGTMAAVIKALKHIGADIIDVMAIIEKGEGKEFVEKETGIKVHSLVRANVIEGKVTIEAITARKNSP; encoded by the coding sequence ATGTTCGAAAAACTGGTCGAAAGTCTGATAAACTCTCCTATTGTTAAAAAAGGCGATTATGACTATTTTGTAAACCCTATTACAGATGGAATTCCTTTGGTTGATTCAGAATTGCTTCAAGAAGTATCTGAAGCTGTTTCACAGTATGCAAACATTAATGTGGATAAAATTGTGTGCGTGGAAGCCATGGGAATACACTTAGCTACTGCACTTTCCTTACTCACCGATATTCCATTTGTAGTCGTGCGAAAACGTTCCTATGGTCTGGAAGGGGAGATTGCAGTCCATCAGACTACTGGTTACAGTGAAGGTGAGTTATATATTAATGGTATTAAAAAAGGCGATCGTGTTTTTTTGGTGGATGATGTGGTGAGCACAGGAGGTACCATGGCTGCTGTAATCAAAGCACTAAAACACATCGGGGCGGACATCATTGATGTAATGGCCATAATCGAAAAAGGTGAAGGTAAGGAATTTGTGGAGAAGGAAACAGGAATCAAAGTTCATTCACTGGTAAGGGCAAACGTAATCGAGGGTAAAGTAACAATAGAGGCAATTACAGCTCGAAAAAATAGTCCTTAG